The following coding sequences lie in one Nesterenkonia lutea genomic window:
- a CDS encoding ArdC-like ssDNA-binding domain-containing protein, with amino-acid sequence MAKKFKNTKTPEQRKTEAAELHAQIAAGVESLTDSQQWEKYLSYCRAFHSYSISNILLIMAQMPEASRVAGFRRWQELGRCVSRGEKGIRILGYAKKKIEEETEQGETEERYVEYFPPLSVFDISQTEIIDEDKANAGVIVHRLEGEDAGGIAGAVEDWLTDEGWTVTTEAIGGETNGMTSAALRKVMISEKLSPAQRAKTMIHEAAHVVLHTDEDPREYVEHRGQKETEAESVAYVVAGMFGLDTSSYTIGYIAGWAQGDTEIIRSTAAHVLKASHIIYEALTETAEQVEAIA; translated from the coding sequence GTGGCTAAGAAATTCAAGAACACCAAGACTCCCGAGCAGCGCAAGACCGAAGCTGCCGAGCTGCACGCTCAGATCGCCGCAGGAGTCGAGAGCTTGACCGACTCGCAGCAGTGGGAAAAGTACCTCAGCTATTGCCGCGCGTTCCACTCGTACAGCATCAGCAATATTTTGTTGATCATGGCGCAGATGCCGGAAGCCTCGCGTGTGGCCGGCTTCCGTCGCTGGCAGGAGCTGGGCCGGTGCGTGTCTCGTGGCGAGAAGGGTATCCGCATCCTGGGATATGCCAAGAAGAAGATAGAAGAAGAGACCGAGCAGGGCGAGACCGAAGAACGATACGTCGAGTATTTCCCGCCGCTGTCAGTGTTCGATATCTCGCAGACCGAGATAATAGATGAGGACAAGGCCAACGCAGGAGTGATCGTCCACCGCCTCGAAGGTGAGGACGCCGGAGGTATCGCGGGTGCCGTAGAAGACTGGCTCACCGATGAAGGCTGGACCGTCACCACGGAGGCTATCGGCGGCGAGACCAACGGCATGACGAGTGCCGCACTTCGCAAGGTGATGATCTCGGAGAAGCTTTCACCGGCCCAGCGCGCTAAGACGATGATTCACGAAGCTGCACACGTTGTGCTGCACACCGACGAAGATCCCCGGGAGTACGTCGAGCACCGAGGCCAGAAGGAGACCGAGGCCGAGAGCGTTGCCTATGTGGTCGCGGGAATGTTTGGACTGGACACCAGCAGCTACACCATCGGGTATATCGCAGGTTGGGCGCAGGGGGACACCGAGATAATACGCAGCACCGCCGCCCACGTTCTGAAAGCCTCACACATCATCTACGAGGCACTGACCGAGACCGCCGAGCAGGTAGAAGCAATAGCCTAA
- a CDS encoding plasmid mobilization protein — translation MRQANARGGRPIRREVKLTEFEDNALYFAASAAGMTPARFLKESALSRHRGISVSERHELITRLHQIQGAIAAIGNNINQLARHANAEDALTKEISAELTHSLTQARATMQRVNDVLPSLAVSPEEADAT, via the coding sequence ATGCGGCAAGCGAACGCCAGGGGCGGTCGCCCGATCCGTCGTGAGGTGAAGCTGACCGAGTTCGAGGACAACGCCCTCTACTTCGCAGCTTCGGCGGCCGGCATGACTCCCGCGCGATTCCTCAAGGAATCTGCGTTGTCCCGTCACCGTGGAATCAGCGTGTCGGAGCGCCACGAACTGATCACTCGACTTCACCAGATCCAAGGCGCGATTGCGGCCATTGGCAACAACATCAATCAGCTCGCCCGCCACGCCAACGCCGAGGATGCACTCACCAAAGAGATCAGCGCGGAGTTAACTCACTCACTGACTCAGGCGCGCGCCACTATGCAGCGTGTCAATGATGTGTTGCCGTCGTTGGCTGTGTCCCCCGAGGAAGCTGATGCCACATGA
- a CDS encoding relaxase/mobilization nuclease domain-containing protein, protein MMPNVTRGDRMAGLVMYLAGPGRANEHTNPRLIAGHDMVTFAVAPGKDLSRDDALDIANVLDAPRKQHGTSVQVPVREFDEEQSTYVTTGYKDAHVWHCSLALKADEGKLSDELWAEIAYDFVEGMGFIDPDGAKSSRWAAIHHGDSRNGNDHIHIAVQMVREDGTKADVHFDKRRSQKVVGEIEKKRGLVVLESRDKSRGLAGDKPAERSTAQRNNQAMPAPVELRRRMRAALSTSSSQHEYVQRLMDSGVRVAPRFAKGSTDHVVGYRVGIAPEKGSSQQTIYYAPSKIDRTLGWPYISARFNGEGREGADRLLRGIRSGSIAQPDRASKVHDFEPRRAQQLMAGNAAPDALANIYARVSMSMEKDKPGVFHQLSENYARAAQSGGNASHALRLGARFASKNSARSWLAVLQQANRLARAMTDDKLASNRPQLTAATLPALAQADRIIRAELIRMQKENASSSVAAPTKEPTTRTPMSVHRPQGWSADRGHGR, encoded by the coding sequence ATGATGCCTAACGTCACGCGTGGTGATCGTATGGCGGGACTCGTCATGTACCTGGCCGGTCCAGGCCGCGCCAATGAGCACACGAACCCCCGGCTGATCGCCGGACATGACATGGTGACTTTCGCTGTTGCGCCCGGTAAGGATCTCAGCCGAGACGATGCGCTTGATATCGCCAATGTGCTCGATGCTCCGCGCAAGCAGCACGGCACGAGCGTGCAGGTTCCCGTGCGTGAGTTCGATGAGGAACAGTCCACGTATGTCACCACCGGCTACAAGGACGCGCACGTGTGGCACTGCTCGCTCGCGCTCAAAGCAGACGAGGGGAAACTCAGTGATGAGTTGTGGGCCGAGATCGCTTACGACTTCGTAGAAGGCATGGGCTTCATCGACCCGGACGGCGCGAAATCGTCTCGCTGGGCCGCCATTCACCACGGGGACTCCAGGAACGGCAACGATCATATTCATATCGCCGTGCAGATGGTCCGTGAGGACGGCACGAAGGCCGACGTGCACTTTGATAAGCGCCGGTCTCAGAAAGTCGTCGGGGAGATCGAGAAGAAGCGCGGTCTCGTGGTGCTCGAATCACGAGATAAAAGCCGTGGTCTCGCCGGAGACAAGCCGGCCGAGCGCAGCACTGCGCAGCGGAACAACCAGGCGATGCCGGCCCCGGTTGAACTGCGCCGCAGGATGCGCGCAGCCCTGTCCACGTCATCGAGTCAGCACGAGTACGTGCAGCGGCTCATGGATTCAGGTGTGCGTGTGGCTCCACGCTTCGCCAAGGGCTCGACAGATCACGTTGTGGGCTATCGGGTCGGCATTGCCCCTGAGAAGGGGTCGAGCCAACAGACGATCTATTATGCGCCGTCGAAGATCGACCGCACATTGGGTTGGCCCTACATCAGCGCCCGGTTCAACGGCGAGGGTAGAGAGGGTGCTGATCGTCTGTTGCGCGGTATTCGTTCAGGATCGATCGCGCAGCCAGATCGCGCGAGTAAGGTCCATGACTTCGAGCCGCGCCGTGCGCAGCAGCTCATGGCAGGAAACGCGGCACCCGATGCGTTGGCGAACATCTACGCGCGGGTCTCGATGTCGATGGAGAAGGACAAGCCGGGAGTGTTCCACCAGCTATCGGAGAACTACGCCCGGGCCGCGCAGTCAGGCGGCAACGCCTCCCACGCTCTGCGTCTGGGAGCACGGTTCGCGTCGAAGAATTCAGCGCGTAGTTGGCTTGCCGTGTTGCAGCAAGCGAACCGGCTTGCCCGGGCGATGACTGATGACAAGCTGGCGAGTAACCGACCCCAGCTCACCGCCGCGACGTTGCCCGCTTTGGCTCAGGCTGACCGGATCATTCGGGCCGAGCTCATCCGTATGCAGAAGGAGAATGCCAGCAGCTCAGTAGCGGCACCGACGAAGGAACCGACCACACGAACTCCTATGAGTGTTCATCGCCCCCAAGGTTGGAGTGCAGACCGGGGACACGGACGCTAA
- a CDS encoding DUF4913 domain-containing protein: protein MSDTNSFAPALEIHEPEEAESETAVDEPSEGEMPSLAYPNAGAWVDGWLLPHYRRELGGSKRRWDPNWWHYEEVGGALEALWQAWEHLRLEPGTGIAVFYRDYLYPIMEQLTARDGPFWNYHGTYAPAKSNTVPPAWETNSTPRGWFREEGDSREN from the coding sequence ATGAGCGACACCAACTCCTTTGCCCCCGCTCTAGAGATCCACGAGCCCGAGGAGGCCGAGAGTGAAACGGCGGTCGATGAGCCCAGCGAGGGTGAAATGCCCTCGCTGGCCTACCCCAACGCTGGGGCATGGGTGGACGGCTGGCTTCTGCCGCACTACCGGCGCGAGCTGGGTGGCAGCAAGCGCCGCTGGGACCCGAACTGGTGGCACTACGAAGAGGTAGGCGGCGCGCTCGAAGCGCTGTGGCAAGCCTGGGAGCACCTACGACTGGAACCGGGTACAGGAATCGCGGTGTTCTACCGCGATTATCTCTACCCGATCATGGAACAACTCACCGCCCGCGACGGGCCGTTCTGGAATTACCACGGCACCTATGCCCCGGCGAAGAGCAACACTGTTCCACCGGCCTGGGAGACCAACTCCACGCCGCGTGGGTGGTTCCGCGAGGAAGGTGACTCCCGCGAGAACTAG
- a CDS encoding type II toxin-antitoxin system RelE family toxin gives MSSTWRIELDADVRKVLKKLDKSVTQQILRKLREVESLDDPTSMGKPLLPNCKGFCVHRVGHYQVVCDIQRGELWVLATELRQRSDGCKIVTQPPPGPQCFFVR, from the coding sequence GTGAGCTCGACCTGGCGGATTGAACTCGATGCCGACGTTCGCAAGGTCTTGAAGAAGCTCGACAAGTCAGTGACGCAGCAGATTCTGCGAAAACTACGAGAGGTCGAGTCCTTAGACGACCCGACCAGCATGGGTAAGCCTCTTCTACCAAACTGCAAGGGGTTCTGTGTCCACCGTGTGGGCCACTACCAAGTCGTCTGCGACATCCAGCGCGGAGAGTTGTGGGTGTTGGCTACTGAGCTTCGACAGCGCAGCGACGGCTGCAAGATAGTGACCCAGCCACCTCCGGGGCCACAGTGCTTCTTTGTTCGCTAG
- the relB gene encoding type II toxin-antitoxin system RelB family antitoxin, with product MTTTVRLPAELEVRLSRVAQGTGRPKSYYLRSLLEENIERLEWELSLGQKVAEIRPGRRHTYSLEEIERELDLAD from the coding sequence ATGACAACCACTGTGCGATTACCAGCAGAGCTAGAAGTCCGGCTCTCCCGAGTGGCTCAAGGCACCGGACGCCCAAAGAGCTATTATCTGCGCTCACTACTCGAAGAGAACATCGAACGACTGGAATGGGAGCTCTCACTTGGGCAGAAGGTCGCCGAGATCCGCCCCGGTCGGCGCCACACATACTCGCTCGAGGAAATAGAGCGTGAGCTCGACCTGGCGGATTGA
- a CDS encoding Lrp/AsnC family transcriptional regulator gives MPTSRVRTPKDLQLRELDHVDRRLLELLRDDARMTNQALSNTLGIAPSTCLARMKALRQAGVIRRFTIDVDPQALGQGIEALISVRLRPGARQQMASFGETLKKVPEITQYFFVGGVDDFLIHVTARDIDHIRQFVLEHLSANPIVATTQTSLVFDHVAGPATL, from the coding sequence ATGCCAACCTCTCGAGTGCGCACACCGAAGGATCTGCAACTGCGCGAGTTGGACCACGTCGACAGGCGACTGCTCGAACTGTTACGGGACGACGCCCGCATGACCAACCAGGCACTCAGTAATACTCTCGGTATTGCCCCCTCCACCTGCTTAGCTCGTATGAAGGCGTTGCGGCAAGCGGGGGTGATCCGGCGTTTCACCATTGACGTAGACCCACAAGCGCTCGGTCAGGGCATAGAGGCCTTGATCAGCGTGAGGCTGCGCCCTGGGGCCCGGCAACAGATGGCATCCTTTGGGGAGACGCTTAAGAAGGTCCCGGAAATCACCCAGTATTTTTTCGTCGGCGGGGTGGATGACTTCCTCATCCACGTCACGGCACGGGACATCGATCACATCAGACAGTTCGTACTGGAGCATCTGTCCGCGAATCCGATCGTGGCCACCACTCAAACCAGCCTCGTGTTCGACCATGTTGCCGGTCCCGCCACGCTCTGA
- the ald gene encoding alanine dehydrogenase — protein sequence MIIAVPREVKNNEYRVAITAPGVHELTKRGHQVLVEAGAGLGSAINDEDYRTAGATIVARADELWARADMVLKVKEPVESEYHRFRHGLVLFTYLHLAAEPKLTRALLDAGVTAIAYETVQTPDRRLPLLAPMSEVAGRLSVQAGANALAAPAGGKGILLGGVPGVHQAKVTVLGAGTAGTNAAAMAVGLGAEVRIMDINVDRLRQLDAQYAGRLKTIVSNALEVERAVVDSDLVIGSVLIPGARAPKLVTDAMVAAMRPGSVLVDIAVDQGGCFENSHPTTHEDPTFKVHETQFYCVGNMPGAVPNTSTYALTNATLPYAGALADLGVDAALAADPALSAGLNTMDGHVTHRSVSAAHGWPYLDRNELVPG from the coding sequence ATGATCATCGCCGTCCCCCGCGAGGTGAAGAACAATGAATACCGGGTTGCCATCACTGCCCCTGGCGTCCACGAGTTGACCAAGCGGGGCCATCAGGTTCTTGTGGAAGCCGGTGCCGGCCTCGGGTCAGCGATCAACGATGAGGACTACCGCACAGCGGGTGCCACGATCGTCGCTCGTGCCGACGAGCTGTGGGCACGAGCGGACATGGTCCTGAAAGTCAAGGAACCCGTGGAGTCCGAGTATCACCGTTTCCGTCACGGGTTGGTGCTGTTCACTTACCTGCATCTGGCCGCCGAGCCGAAGTTGACGCGAGCCCTGCTGGACGCAGGCGTGACGGCAATCGCCTACGAGACAGTCCAGACTCCTGATCGTCGGTTGCCGCTACTGGCCCCGATGAGCGAAGTCGCGGGTCGACTTTCCGTGCAGGCGGGCGCTAACGCCCTGGCCGCTCCGGCCGGCGGAAAAGGCATTCTGCTGGGCGGCGTGCCCGGTGTGCACCAAGCGAAGGTAACGGTGCTCGGCGCCGGCACCGCCGGCACCAACGCCGCGGCTATGGCTGTGGGCCTAGGAGCCGAGGTGCGCATCATGGACATAAACGTCGACCGGCTCCGCCAGCTCGATGCTCAGTACGCGGGCCGCTTAAAAACCATCGTTTCCAACGCTCTAGAGGTTGAGCGTGCAGTCGTAGACTCTGATCTTGTCATCGGTTCAGTTCTGATCCCCGGCGCTAGGGCCCCTAAACTAGTCACCGACGCTATGGTCGCCGCCATGCGGCCCGGCAGTGTGCTGGTGGACATCGCCGTAGACCAGGGAGGTTGCTTTGAGAACTCGCATCCAACCACGCATGAGGATCCCACCTTCAAGGTGCATGAAACACAGTTCTACTGTGTGGGGAACATGCCTGGAGCCGTCCCCAACACTTCGACTTACGCCTTGACGAACGCCACGCTGCCGTACGCGGGCGCACTAGCCGACCTTGGCGTCGATGCCGCACTGGCGGCTGACCCAGCTCTGTCTGCCGGTCTTAACACCATGGACGGCCATGTTACCCACCGGTCGGTCAGTGCTGCCCATGGCTGGCCCTATCTGGACCGCAACGAGTTGGTTCCAGGTTAA